The following coding sequences lie in one Kamptonema formosum PCC 6407 genomic window:
- a CDS encoding Uma2 family endonuclease, with protein MVLPTITEDTISLAAGDELILRFRTWEDYEALLARREDKAGLRIRYNSKTQEIRIISPLPKHSNQADLLADLVKALMRYEGKDWDAFTPITLKRVNKQGIEPDYCFYIDNRDRILGKERIDLETDPPPDLVIEIDLTCTTKPEDYQAIAPLELWVYRQSQLSIYQFESRQYRESEESRWFPGYDLKRLIPQYCDRGWQSGSSVAVREFEEVLRSL; from the coding sequence ATGGTATTACCCACAATTACTGAAGATACAATTTCCCTCGCAGCAGGGGACGAACTCATTCTGCGCTTTAGAACTTGGGAAGATTACGAGGCATTGCTAGCCCGTCGAGAGGATAAGGCTGGATTGAGAATTCGCTACAACAGTAAAACCCAAGAAATTAGAATTATATCTCCATTGCCCAAACATAGTAATCAAGCCGATTTATTAGCAGATTTGGTCAAAGCTTTAATGCGATATGAAGGCAAAGATTGGGACGCATTTACCCCAATTACGCTGAAGCGGGTTAATAAACAGGGAATTGAACCAGATTACTGTTTTTACATTGACAATCGCGATCGCATTTTAGGGAAAGAGCGCATTGATTTAGAAACAGATCCCCCCCCTGATTTGGTAATTGAGATTGACCTGACTTGCACGACTAAACCAGAAGATTATCAAGCGATCGCACCTTTGGAACTCTGGGTTTACCGTCAAAGTCAATTATCGATCTATCAATTCGAGTCACGGCAATATCGCGAGTCTGAGGAGAGTCGATGGTTTCCCGGTTACGATCTGAAAAGGTTAATTCCTCAATATTGCGATCGCGGCTGGCAAAGTGGTTCTAGTGTGGCGGTGCGAGAGTTTGAAGAGGTGTTGCGATCGCTTTGA
- a CDS encoding P-loop domain-containing protein produces MLSYFREKEWTEETQLKRRQLESCNLFDKKFLDKIFLAYRSTTYKKIESEIEELKVKGISYGTWNHFYRKLPIKTRAFKAYCEILGLNWEEIKEDPPQSEQTNHIKTEIRSFGGSEVSDRTLALVEEYTKLFVGRSEMLELLNEFLSQSDNRWKIITAKAGFGKTALLANWVKSRQGNDCFIAYHFFSQRDEITRSVVNAYRNLLQQLYNYCKLSKPLPHDKNELRDALRDIVKDWKGNSLVVVLDGLDEADGFFLPPFPTPLPQNVFVIASARASKGEQPEGLSGWTNDVKPIHLDSLPRCAIADWLRKTGKGELVTLAQDETFVAQVCDRTDGIPLFLKYLIDELLEVAQQGEESAIRKTLAATPKGFPEYIRQQYQALDRSEDWRSHRHRRKIFYFLTIAKGELSSYDLVELMGESPVGLPWQVSRWFKIRQLEDCLVFSFAHSTLAEQFAVLPEIQADTKKSHQELIKYCAQWEKYQSPYAFRHYAEHLWDVKDWEELYAIARNEDFYSHSIKQFPNEPDLHLKTVQTALLAAAEEDKAGEMAEFMLLHARRLVQTTAQDSPLDALRKGNLGGAWRLTDLYEIERRILWYLLLAWELKDTGRFEEARETLKRLQEQELPRLSTYPDIAWQSKYFIYLLAHVFEVSEDICTSLEQKLFDNYYRYILCANLSDRGNFAAALKTVESIRPESMQVDYLLNIAKAQVQKGDIEYSATFTNAREIVKTLVSTLDWERLIGKIATAQIEVGNGESAQAILTEAIETADNNIYNPLDRARAFVYLANLQAEVGIFEEALATLKKIDCQPQEIENIFIRIEILFINIDIAKVLFKIGNKSKEIKDIFARIIEIVNGIADQENRTHTLVNIAISQAEVREFDDARETAKKIDFLDRQAYALKTIAIEQAKVREFTTIALETVEEIEIKDYQLQALSAIAISQAEGRNFTGAFETASRIDWLRYRAKAFCGIAIAKAQASPFTDDALKIAEQIESNAEQMEALVGIVRVQAQVKNFPALLKIKDKVCGKERKHEVLSTIAEAYAKVEVLSTIAETYAKAEEFTTAFEIATEIDIPLMQAKTLGVIAEVQAQAGQTEAARATFSNVFKIEKPLEASISFIRLLALARIAEVQVKNAQKEVGVTTASIAYEIAQSMDNPVATANVLAGILVQILVEAEKIQEAKDICDRACEIAQQISDNQEHQRSKSFGLIAEAQARLGEFDVALKTLEAIRMPYFRVNALISIAQLQIEAEPEQIEKYKIVLNKADEYDKNADPKLLLFADKVQLLTIIAVARSAVGETEAALANFAALLEAAQIKNTRDRDKDFSIIARGYAEVGEFSTAIKISNDIEDGYQKISTFLAIACEQFKKGQQVTTLDIALAAKEKIEDEQKRLEALKRIAQIQAIAGKGEEALRTLEAMLSDLNTHLRDIALLFAQTGDRVNFKRLLIPCAYYLDTAYQMCEYLARLYPEQASAVATLLSDLNETEQ; encoded by the coding sequence GTGTTGTCATATTTTCGTGAAAAAGAATGGACGGAAGAGACGCAATTAAAGCGCCGACAACTTGAAAGCTGTAACCTTTTTGATAAAAAATTTCTTGATAAAATATTTCTAGCTTATAGATCTACCACTTATAAAAAAATCGAATCTGAAATCGAAGAATTAAAAGTAAAGGGAATTTCCTATGGAACTTGGAATCATTTTTATAGAAAACTACCCATAAAGACAAGAGCATTTAAGGCTTACTGTGAGATATTAGGACTGAATTGGGAAGAGATTAAAGAAGATCCACCACAGTCTGAACAGACAAATCATATTAAGACTGAGATACGATCTTTTGGAGGTTCGGAAGTCAGCGATCGGACCTTGGCACTCGTTGAGGAATACACCAAGCTATTTGTTGGACGTTCCGAGATGCTAGAACTCCTGAATGAGTTCTTAAGTCAATCTGACAACAGATGGAAAATTATTACCGCCAAGGCGGGTTTTGGTAAAACAGCACTGTTAGCAAACTGGGTAAAATCACGCCAGGGAAACGATTGTTTTATCGCTTATCACTTTTTCAGTCAACGTGATGAAATTACCCGTTCAGTCGTTAATGCCTATCGCAATCTGCTGCAACAACTTTATAATTACTGCAAATTGAGTAAACCGTTGCCCCACGATAAAAATGAGTTGCGGGATGCTCTTCGTGACATTGTTAAAGACTGGAAAGGAAACTCTTTAGTTGTTGTCCTAGATGGTTTAGATGAAGCCGATGGTTTCTTCCTACCACCCTTTCCTACTCCTTTGCCTCAGAATGTATTTGTTATTGCTTCAGCGAGAGCCTCTAAAGGGGAGCAGCCAGAAGGCTTGTCTGGTTGGACAAATGATGTTAAGCCGATACACCTCGATTCTTTACCCCGTTGTGCGATCGCAGACTGGTTACGAAAAACTGGTAAGGGTGAGTTAGTAACTCTGGCACAGGACGAAACTTTTGTGGCGCAGGTGTGTGATCGCACTGACGGAATACCACTTTTTCTTAAATACTTGATCGATGAGTTGTTAGAAGTAGCACAACAGGGTGAGGAAAGTGCAATCCGCAAAACACTTGCAGCAACACCCAAAGGCTTTCCTGAGTACATTCGTCAGCAGTACCAAGCTTTAGATCGATCCGAAGATTGGCGTTCTCACCGACATAGGCGAAAGATATTCTATTTTCTGACTATTGCCAAAGGAGAGCTATCTTCCTACGATTTAGTAGAACTCATGGGAGAAAGTCCAGTCGGACTGCCGTGGCAGGTAAGTCGATGGTTCAAAATTCGTCAGTTAGAGGACTGTCTCGTATTCTCTTTCGCTCATTCGACATTAGCCGAACAATTTGCCGTCCTGCCTGAAATCCAAGCGGATACCAAAAAATCTCATCAGGAACTGATTAAATATTGCGCTCAGTGGGAGAAATACCAGAGTCCTTATGCGTTCCGGCATTATGCGGAACACTTGTGGGATGTGAAGGACTGGGAGGAGTTGTATGCGATCGCACGTAACGAAGACTTTTACTCGCACTCTATTAAACAGTTTCCCAATGAGCCTGACTTGCATTTAAAGACGGTGCAGACTGCCTTGTTAGCGGCAGCGGAGGAAGACAAAGCAGGAGAAATGGCAGAGTTTATGCTGTTACACGCACGGCGGCTGGTACAGACAACAGCCCAAGATTCACCCCTAGATGCTTTGCGGAAAGGCAATTTAGGAGGAGCTTGGAGACTGACAGATTTATATGAAATCGAGCGGCGTATATTGTGGTATTTATTGCTGGCGTGGGAATTGAAAGATACAGGCAGATTTGAGGAAGCACGGGAAACACTGAAGCGATTGCAGGAGCAGGAATTGCCTCGTTTATCAACTTATCCAGATATAGCGTGGCAAAGCAAGTATTTTATTTACCTACTTGCTCATGTTTTTGAAGTGAGTGAGGATATCTGTACTTCTTTAGAGCAAAAGCTTTTTGATAATTACTATCGCTATATTTTGTGTGCTAATCTCAGCGATCGTGGTAACTTTGCTGCTGCCCTAAAAACTGTCGAGAGTATTAGACCGGAGTCAATGCAAGTAGACTATCTACTAAATATAGCAAAAGCGCAGGTGCAGAAAGGAGATATAGAATATTCTGCTACCTTTACCAACGCTCGTGAGATTGTAAAAACACTTGTTTCAACCTTAGACTGGGAAAGATTGATAGGGAAAATAGCAACAGCCCAAATAGAAGTTGGCAACGGAGAATCAGCACAAGCCATTTTGACTGAAGCTATTGAAACAGCAGATAATAACATATACAACCCTTTAGATCGAGCACGTGCGTTTGTTTATCTAGCAAATCTTCAGGCAGAGGTAGGAATATTTGAAGAAGCGCTCGCGACGCTAAAAAAAATTGACTGTCAACCACAAGAAATTGAAAATATTTTTATACGTATAGAGATATTATTTATAAATATAGATATAGCTAAAGTCTTGTTCAAAATCGGAAATAAAAGCAAAGAAATCAAAGATATTTTTGCAAGAATTATAGAAATAGTAAATGGTATTGCAGACCAAGAGAATCGAACTCATACTCTAGTAAATATTGCTATATCGCAAGCTGAAGTAAGAGAATTTGACGATGCTCGTGAAACGGCTAAAAAAATCGACTTTTTAGACAGACAAGCATACGCCTTAAAGACAATAGCGATAGAGCAAGCCAAAGTGAGGGAATTTACTACCATTGCACTAGAAACTGTTGAAGAAATTGAGATTAAAGATTATCAATTACAGGCTTTATCTGCAATTGCTATATCGCAAGCTGAGGGAAGAAATTTTACTGGTGCGTTTGAAACGGCAAGCCGGATTGATTGGCTAAGGTATAGAGCAAAGGCTTTTTGTGGAATTGCAATAGCTAAAGCTCAGGCAAGCCCATTTACTGATGATGCACTTAAAATTGCTGAACAGATTGAGAGTAACGCAGAACAAATGGAGGCTTTGGTAGGAATAGTAAGGGTACAAGCGCAAGTGAAAAATTTTCCCGCCCTGTTGAAAATCAAGGACAAGGTTTGCGGTAAAGAGCGGAAGCATGAAGTTTTATCAACAATAGCAGAGGCATACGCAAAAGTAGAAGTTTTATCAACAATAGCAGAGACATACGCAAAAGCAGAAGAGTTTACTACTGCCTTCGAGATAGCTACAGAAATAGATATTCCATTAATGCAAGCGAAAACTTTAGGAGTAATAGCAGAGGTACAGGCACAAGCTGGACAAACTGAAGCAGCACGAGCTACTTTTTCTAATGTCTTTAAAATTGAAAAACCCCTTGAAGCTTCAATCTCCTTTATCAGGTTATTAGCCCTAGCGAGGATAGCAGAAGTACAGGTAAAAAATGCTCAGAAAGAAGTAGGAGTGACTACCGCTAGTATTGCCTACGAAATCGCACAAAGTATGGATAATCCGGTGGCAACAGCAAATGTACTAGCAGGAATATTAGTACAAATACTCGTAGAAGCAGAAAAAATACAAGAGGCAAAAGATATTTGCGATCGCGCTTGTGAAATTGCACAACAGATTAGTGACAACCAAGAACACCAACGCTCAAAAAGTTTCGGATTAATAGCAGAAGCACAGGCAAGGTTAGGAGAGTTTGACGTTGCTCTCAAAACATTGGAAGCAATCCGAATGCCATACTTTCGCGTTAATGCGCTCATAAGTATAGCACAGTTACAGATAGAGGCAGAGCCAGAGCAAATAGAGAAATACAAGATAGTCCTGAATAAGGCTGATGAATATGATAAAAATGCCGATCCTAAGCTGCTACTTTTTGCAGACAAGGTTCAGCTTTTGACTATTATAGCAGTGGCACGATCGGCTGTAGGAGAAACCGAAGCAGCCTTAGCAAATTTTGCCGCTCTTCTTGAAGCTGCACAAATAAAAAATACACGGGATCGTGATAAAGATTTCTCTATAATAGCTAGAGGATATGCAGAAGTAGGGGAATTTTCCACTGCTATTAAAATTAGCAACGATATAGAAGATGGATACCAGAAAATAAGCACGTTTTTGGCAATTGCCTGCGAGCAGTTCAAAAAAGGACAACAAGTTACAACTCTTGATATCGCCCTTGCAGCTAAAGAAAAAATTGAGGATGAACAAAAACGCTTGGAAGCGCTCAAGAGAATTGCTCAAATACAAGCAATAGCAGGAAAAGGTGAGGAGGCTCTAAGAACATTAGAGGCAATGCTTAGCGACCTTAACACGCACTTACGTGACATTGCCTTATTGTTCGCTCAAACAGGCGATCGAGTAAATTTTAAACGCTTGTTAATTCCCTGTGCATACTATTTAGATACTGCCTATCAAATGTGTGAATATTTAGCGCGGCTGTATCCAGAGCAAGCATCAGCAGTGGCAACACTTTTAAGTGATTTGAATGAAACGGAGCAGTAG
- a CDS encoding S66 peptidase family protein — translation MSERKWLQRGDLLRVIAPSGCLREFKAFDKGVEIWRSHGYRVELTPGFDSRWGYLAGTDDTRLDQLTDALKDAECRAILCARGGYGSTRLLELLSRGTLERGSRGAGEQGSGGAEEQRSREALPITNYQLPITNYQLPITKWLIGFSDITALLWSQAHLGIWGVHGPLLTTLASEPDWSVERLFDLVEGRALKPLQGKGWGGGRATGVLLPANLTVATHLLGTPYQPNLTNAILAFEDVTEAPYRIDRMLTQWRMMGAFSGVRGIALGRFSRCEATPDILSFTVEEVLRDRLADLNIPIVSDLPFGHDGPNAALPVGIPAELDGDSGILSCG, via the coding sequence ATGAGTGAAAGAAAGTGGCTGCAACGCGGGGATTTGCTGCGGGTAATTGCTCCGAGTGGTTGTTTGCGAGAATTTAAAGCTTTTGATAAAGGTGTTGAAATTTGGCGATCGCATGGCTATAGAGTTGAACTTACCCCCGGTTTTGACTCCCGCTGGGGTTATTTAGCCGGAACCGATGACACCCGCCTAGACCAACTCACTGATGCTCTCAAAGATGCAGAATGTCGTGCAATTCTCTGTGCTAGAGGTGGTTATGGCAGCACTCGCTTATTAGAGCTCTTGAGCAGGGGAACTCTTGAGCGGGGGAGCAGAGGAGCGGGGGAGCAGGGGAGCGGGGGAGCAGAGGAGCAGAGGAGCAGGGAAGCATTACCAATTACCAATTACCAATTACCAATTACCAATTACCAATTACCAATTACCAAATGGTTGATTGGCTTTTCTGACATTACGGCTTTACTTTGGAGTCAGGCTCATCTTGGTATTTGGGGCGTTCATGGCCCCCTGCTGACAACTTTAGCCTCTGAGCCAGACTGGTCTGTTGAGCGATTATTTGACTTAGTGGAAGGCCGAGCTTTAAAACCTTTACAGGGTAAAGGTTGGGGAGGTGGACGAGCAACGGGCGTTTTATTGCCGGCAAATCTTACTGTTGCTACTCACCTGTTAGGAACTCCCTATCAACCAAATTTAACTAATGCGATTCTCGCTTTTGAAGATGTTACTGAGGCTCCTTACCGGATCGATCGAATGTTGACTCAGTGGCGGATGATGGGGGCTTTTTCAGGGGTTCGAGGTATTGCTTTAGGGCGATTTAGCCGCTGCGAGGCGACTCCTGATATTCTTAGTTTTACCGTTGAAGAAGTATTGCGCGATCGCCTAGCGGATTTAAATATCCCCATTGTCTCTGACCTACCCTTCGGTCACGATGGCCCCAATGCTGCTCTACCTGTGGGAATACCCGCTGAGCTTGACGGTGACTCTGGAATTCTAAGTTGCGGCTAG
- the map gene encoding type I methionyl aminopeptidase, whose translation MSNDTLVLLSSRELEKMRNAGRLAAELLNHLEPMVKPGVSTLELNDEAERWTLAHGAKSAPLGYKGFPKSICTSVNEVVCHGIPNAKQILKEGDIINIDVTPIVEGFHGDTSKTFFVGKPAPKTKKLVEVTEECLRRGIAEVKPGARIGDIGAAIQEYAEAEGFSVVQNFAGHGIHRIFHTVPEILHYGKRGTGKRLRQGMVFTIEPMINEGTWEVEILDDGWTAVTQDGKLTAQFEHTVAVTESGVEILTLP comes from the coding sequence ATGAGCAATGACACTTTAGTGCTTTTATCAAGTAGAGAATTGGAAAAAATGCGTAACGCCGGACGTTTAGCGGCGGAACTCCTTAACCATCTCGAACCAATGGTAAAACCAGGAGTTAGCACTCTCGAACTTAACGACGAAGCGGAACGCTGGACTTTAGCTCATGGTGCTAAAAGCGCACCTTTAGGCTATAAAGGATTTCCTAAATCTATCTGCACTAGCGTCAATGAAGTAGTATGTCATGGCATCCCCAATGCTAAACAAATTCTGAAAGAAGGCGATATTATTAATATCGATGTAACGCCAATTGTTGAAGGTTTTCATGGTGATACTTCTAAAACTTTTTTTGTAGGAAAACCTGCACCAAAAACAAAGAAACTGGTAGAAGTAACAGAGGAATGTCTCAGAAGAGGAATTGCGGAAGTGAAGCCAGGAGCTCGCATCGGTGACATCGGCGCAGCTATCCAAGAATATGCTGAAGCTGAAGGATTTTCTGTAGTGCAGAATTTCGCAGGACATGGAATCCACCGTATTTTCCACACTGTGCCGGAAATTTTACACTACGGCAAGCGGGGGACGGGTAAACGTCTCAGACAAGGGATGGTGTTTACGATTGAGCCAATGATTAATGAGGGTACTTGGGAAGTTGAGATCCTTGATGACGGTTGGACTGCTGTCACCCAAGATGGTAAGCTTACTGCTCAATTTGAGCATACTGTAGCTGTTACTGAGTCTGGTGTGGAAATTCTAACTTTGCCTTGA
- a CDS encoding glycosyltransferase family 4 protein, translating into MKLLLMSTSVGSLGSGLGGGVELTLFNMAFELKRRGIKIDVVAPSGSILTAIPVIQIAGELQTPAQTQDRNTPIVMPGDSVIANMWEYARKVQNEYDLILNFAYDWLPFYLTPFFNIPIAHVVSMGSLSETIDRILEQIASQFPGTIGVCTEAQAATFSFAKECRILSSGFDLSLYQFCPQPEFQLAWLGRISPEKGLEDAVAAAQITGIPLKIMGKIQDENYWQKICADYPQAPVKYLGFLTTAKLQAELGNCKALLMTPRWVEAFGNVAIEALACGVPVISYRRGGPAEIVCDGQTGFLVEPDSVEGLVDAIARLDEIDRHACRQQAEIEYSLEALGSRLEDWFKSILDKTYAPIA; encoded by the coding sequence ATGAAATTATTATTAATGTCAACATCAGTTGGATCGCTCGGTTCTGGACTAGGCGGCGGAGTCGAATTAACCTTATTTAATATGGCCTTTGAATTGAAACGTCGCGGCATAAAAATAGACGTTGTAGCTCCCAGTGGCTCCATTTTAACAGCAATTCCCGTCATCCAAATTGCCGGAGAACTCCAAACTCCTGCCCAAACTCAAGATCGCAATACACCGATTGTCATGCCGGGAGATTCAGTCATTGCCAATATGTGGGAATACGCGAGAAAAGTTCAAAATGAATATGATTTAATCCTTAACTTTGCCTACGATTGGCTACCATTTTATTTAACCCCATTTTTTAACATTCCTATCGCTCATGTGGTCAGCATGGGTTCCCTTTCAGAAACAATAGATCGCATACTAGAACAAATAGCAAGTCAATTTCCTGGTACAATAGGAGTCTGCACAGAAGCACAAGCAGCAACTTTTTCCTTTGCCAAGGAGTGCAGAATTTTGAGCAGCGGCTTTGACTTATCTTTATACCAATTTTGTCCTCAACCAGAGTTTCAATTAGCATGGTTAGGTCGTATTTCTCCCGAAAAAGGTTTAGAAGATGCAGTTGCAGCCGCTCAAATTACTGGTATTCCCCTTAAAATTATGGGAAAAATTCAAGATGAAAACTACTGGCAGAAAATTTGTGCAGATTACCCCCAAGCTCCGGTAAAATATTTAGGATTTCTGACAACAGCTAAACTACAAGCAGAACTCGGTAACTGTAAAGCGTTATTGATGACACCGCGTTGGGTTGAAGCTTTCGGGAATGTGGCGATCGAAGCTTTAGCTTGTGGAGTACCCGTGATTTCCTACCGCCGAGGTGGGCCAGCGGAGATTGTTTGCGATGGACAGACAGGGTTTTTAGTAGAACCCGACAGTGTAGAAGGATTGGTAGATGCGATCGCCCGTCTAGATGAAATTGACCGTCATGCTTGCCGACAACAAGCAGAGATAGAATACTCTCTAGAAGCTTTAGGTTCGCGCCTTGAAGATTGGTTCAAATCTATTTTAGATAAAACTTATGCACCGATCGCGTAA
- a CDS encoding asparagine synthetase B family protein, whose amino-acid sequence MGDLGKPSQFVGYWGRGDSLRDSFVSRTEMLRRLVPDYGIRECQLSETDTQLEWAIASTSAIDANQVTLNACGRKQPTDLPGDAWVAVEARQLRLGRDPFGRVPLYWMQLGETIWFATRLQLLSPLIPSPQVSAIALHSYACFSYVPTPLTPIESIASVAAGTEMIWQVADGNAMSLPKVRSLHSAWQEAPQLLRREDEAIAQLRVLLQQAIARQVADLPIDEPVGVLLSGGIDSSLVTALLVEAGLQVRAYSLDFGVEGYSELPYAQQVADFLQIPLVRVVATGDRLLQALGATAKALDLPYGDGTTGPLFLLKQAAAQDVRVIFNGENGDQLFAGWTNKPLIANGVYDREHPTAGETFEQQYLRTFQRFYGYESHIFSPALLAQIQDRDLSVYLKDAIATAACPSLLARLRRASLMLKGAQNIQPRATALGFAHGLWVRSPFCDPDLTAWTFQLPGELLLQGACEKYILKKAADRWLPPEIVWREKRGMGVPLKVWYYREFWGAIGRWLNPNVLRSENRWQPYLADAMLSGGLGIAMRDRYIGNNLWLLLMWQAWRTEVLGEIPVKRSLDHVFWLPPAIGQRIWKYRRSRQ is encoded by the coding sequence ATGGGCGATCTCGGTAAACCTTCACAGTTTGTAGGCTATTGGGGACGGGGCGATTCCCTGCGGGATAGCTTCGTTTCCCGTACTGAAATGCTGCGACGTTTAGTACCTGACTATGGCATCCGAGAGTGCCAACTATCTGAGACAGACACGCAATTAGAGTGGGCGATCGCATCTACTTCGGCGATCGATGCTAACCAAGTGACACTTAATGCTTGTGGGCGCAAGCAGCCAACCGATTTGCCGGGAGATGCTTGGGTGGCGGTGGAAGCGAGACAGCTAAGACTAGGGCGCGATCCGTTTGGGCGAGTACCCCTGTACTGGATGCAGTTAGGAGAAACAATTTGGTTTGCGACGCGCCTGCAACTGCTGTCACCGCTGATTCCCTCTCCTCAAGTTAGCGCGATCGCTCTACACAGCTATGCTTGTTTTTCCTACGTACCCACACCACTAACGCCGATCGAGTCAATTGCATCCGTAGCAGCGGGAACCGAGATGATTTGGCAAGTGGCAGATGGGAATGCGATGTCCTTGCCAAAGGTGCGATCGCTGCACTCCGCTTGGCAGGAAGCGCCCCAACTACTGCGGCGTGAAGACGAGGCGATCGCGCAGTTGCGAGTGCTTTTACAGCAGGCGATCGCGCGACAGGTGGCAGATTTGCCGATCGATGAACCCGTTGGCGTTTTGCTCTCAGGTGGCATAGATTCTTCACTGGTGACGGCGTTGCTGGTTGAGGCGGGTTTGCAGGTGCGGGCCTATAGCCTCGATTTTGGCGTAGAAGGCTATTCAGAATTGCCCTATGCTCAGCAGGTAGCGGACTTTTTACAGATTCCGCTGGTGCGAGTGGTAGCAACAGGCGATCGCCTGTTACAGGCGCTAGGAGCGACCGCTAAAGCCCTGGATTTGCCCTATGGAGATGGCACAACTGGCCCGCTATTCTTACTCAAACAAGCAGCGGCGCAAGACGTGCGGGTGATATTCAACGGCGAGAATGGCGATCAGCTATTTGCTGGATGGACGAACAAACCCTTGATTGCCAACGGAGTTTACGATCGGGAGCATCCTACCGCAGGGGAAACCTTTGAGCAGCAGTATTTGCGGACATTTCAGCGATTTTATGGATATGAATCGCATATATTTTCACCCGCACTCTTAGCCCAAATTCAAGATCGCGATTTGAGCGTTTATTTAAAAGATGCGATCGCAACGGCAGCCTGCCCTTCTTTGCTGGCAAGGCTTAGACGAGCTTCGCTGATGCTTAAAGGCGCACAAAATATTCAGCCCAGGGCAACAGCATTAGGGTTTGCACATGGGTTATGGGTGCGATCGCCATTTTGTGACCCCGACCTGACGGCCTGGACGTTTCAATTACCTGGAGAGCTTTTGCTGCAAGGCGCTTGCGAAAAATACATTCTCAAAAAAGCGGCCGATCGCTGGTTGCCCCCGGAAATTGTCTGGCGCGAAAAGCGCGGGATGGGCGTTCCGTTAAAGGTTTGGTACTATCGCGAGTTTTGGGGTGCGATCGGCCGGTGGCTGAATCCGAATGTGTTGCGGTCTGAAAATCGCTGGCAGCCTTATTTAGCCGACGCGATGCTATCTGGAGGACTTGGAATTGCTATGCGCGATCGCTATATTGGTAATAATCTTTGGCTGCTGCTGATGTGGCAGGCATGGCGAACCGAAGTTTTAGGAGAAATTCCGGTTAAGCGATCGCTGGATCATGTTTTTTGGCTACCACCTGCGATCGGGCAAAGGATTTGGAAGTATCGAAGGAGTCGGCAATGA
- a CDS encoding diaminopimelate decarboxylase family protein, whose protein sequence is MSESVVEEQAKIHSPPFSQALAQELLSAYGSPLYVYQGDRLRQTLDRIARSIDYPQVQFHFASVTNGNIALLQLIQQAGWGLHANTPGDVFLGLKAGFTSDRIVYTGSNLSRVDIQQLLDWNINRFNFDSLSQLHDFCDCSRSQARSIHSEIGLRLNSPELTGDSRIGVRPAEFDKANAIAQQHGFKITGLHFYRGTGTNATSAFIDAIDRVVAIAQQLPDWRSLDFGGGFGYPYRGGAAFDWREFGTAITQKLTARSHPIELVIEPGRAAIAGCGVMLAKVVSVKWQCDRQIVGVDTTVANLSVPAVHGGYRAIAVWENESSLGDSTRSRYQTDICGNTTYSRDYLGRNCWLPSLKIGDAIAILDSGAYGYAMSSHFLHRPRPAEVLIEGNHHRLIRQREDYSILLNGQIF, encoded by the coding sequence ATGAGCGAATCTGTGGTTGAGGAGCAAGCTAAAATACATTCGCCACCATTCTCGCAAGCATTGGCGCAGGAATTGCTATCAGCTTACGGTTCTCCGTTGTATGTGTATCAGGGCGATCGCTTGCGTCAGACGCTCGATCGCATCGCGCGATCGATTGACTATCCGCAGGTTCAGTTTCATTTTGCTAGCGTCACCAACGGCAATATTGCTCTGTTACAACTGATTCAGCAGGCTGGCTGGGGGCTACACGCGAATACACCGGGCGATGTGTTTTTGGGACTGAAAGCTGGTTTTACGAGCGATCGCATCGTCTACACTGGCAGTAACCTCAGCCGGGTTGATATTCAGCAATTGCTCGACTGGAACATCAATCGATTCAACTTCGATAGCCTGTCGCAACTTCACGATTTTTGCGATTGTTCCCGCAGTCAAGCGCGATCGATTCATTCCGAAATCGGACTGCGCCTCAACTCACCGGAATTAACGGGAGACAGCCGTATTGGGGTACGTCCCGCAGAATTTGACAAGGCCAACGCGATCGCACAGCAGCATGGGTTTAAAATTACTGGACTGCACTTCTACCGGGGGACGGGGACTAACGCCACCAGTGCGTTTATAGACGCGATCGATCGCGTCGTAGCCATCGCCCAACAGCTTCCTGATTGGCGATCGCTCGATTTTGGTGGTGGATTTGGCTATCCCTATCGAGGCGGTGCGGCCTTTGACTGGAGGGAGTTTGGTACAGCCATTACTCAAAAGCTGACTGCGCGATCGCACCCGATCGAGTTAGTAATCGAACCCGGACGAGCCGCGATCGCAGGTTGCGGCGTAATGCTGGCGAAAGTTGTCTCGGTAAAGTGGCAATGCGATCGGCAAATTGTTGGCGTGGATACGACTGTGGCAAATTTATCTGTGCCTGCGGTACATGGCGGCTATCGAGCGATCGCAGTTTGGGAAAATGAATCTAGCTTGGGAGACAGTACGCGATCGCGATATCAAACGGATATTTGCGGTAACACGACTTACTCGCGAGATTATTTGGGACGAAATTGTTGGCTACCTTCACTTAAAATTGGAGATGCGATCGCGATTTTGGATAGCGGGGCTTACGGCTATGCGATGTCGTCGCATTTTCTGCATCGTCCTCGTCCTGCGGAGGTATTAATTGAAGGCAACCATCATCGATTAATTCGGCAGCGAGAAGACTATTCTATCTTGTTAAACGGGCAAATCTTCTAA